In Cardinium endosymbiont of Dermatophagoides farinae, the sequence GTATGCCTAGTGCAAAACTTCTTTCCCATAGTGGTTTTAGATGGTCAAAGATAATGCACTCAACGCTCCCACCTCCTATATCCATAATTAAACCATAACCATCTGTTAATGTAAAACATGCACTAATACCATCATAAATTAAAGCAGCCTCCTCTATACCAGAAATAACTTCTACTTGAATGTCGGTTTCAAAACGAATGGCTTCAATAACCTCAGCTGCATTAGGTGCATCTCGTAAGAGACTTGTGGCCTTTGCAACAATAAAGTGCACCCCATCTATATCCAACCTTTTTTTAATAGCTACGAGGGTATCTACAATATTTCTTTGTTCCTCTAATGAGATATGCATGGCATACAAAGGCTGTTGTACCATAGCTTTGGTAACTTTTTCTTCATAGAGTACGGTATAGGTTTCCTGATCAATTGCGCCTACTAAAACGTTTATAACATTTGTACCTAAATCAATAACAGCTAACTTTGACATATCTTTAAGCTTAAAAAGCTGTTTTTATTGCTTATTGTATTGAATATTGAATAAAGCAAGCTAAATAACTATTTTCTTTTCTAAAAATGAGATGCTCCATTTTAGATAAAATGTCATATCAAAGGTTATCTTATTTACTATTCTACCATAGCCTGGAATAAAATAGTTCGACAGCCGATCATCATTGTTTTCCTTGCAATGCAAAAGATGGGCTAGGCCAAACTGCATACCTCCATAAATTTGAGGCAGCAACCTAAGCTCAGAGCCGCCAACAAATTGAATCCAACCTGCTACAAATGGCTTAGCGGGTATCTGGCCATTACAAAATGTAATAAGATCAAATCTGCTTTGCCCGTAAGCGATACCAAAATAAGCATTGGTAAGCTGGTTGAAGGCTATTACATATAAAAGGGCGGCTACACCATACCTGCCTTTTGACTTATACTTTAATTGATTGCCACAGGCTATATCTTTAGGTTGATACGTGGCATACCCAAGGTCAATAGATAGCTGTATGGGTCCAGAGAAATCGAGGTCCACCCCTCCTTCATAACGCTTTTGTCCACCAGGCCAGAAATTGTATAGGAGTGCCAACCAGTTTATTCTTACCCCAAACTGCTGTAAAAAGGGGGTATAGCTAGGTGTATGGATGGGTGTAGCAACAAAAAAGCGCTGCAAAAGGTCCATCACATTGCTATGTGCTACTTTGGCCAATGGTAAGGTGTTTTTTTCAAGCTGTTCACCAGCTGCTTCCAAAGATGCATCAGCTAATTCCAAGGCAGGGTCTGCTTTTTCTTGGAGACTATCAGCTGGAATGCCACTATGTGGGCTTGCACGCATAACGGTAACACTTAACCATATATGGGTAAGGATAATGAGTAAGGTTCTTATTTGTAATGCAGATTGCATGGTTACTATATCAATATTTAAGTGTAAACTCAATGGTTATCTTCAAGAATGGCTGTGACCCATCTCTCTTTTTGATGCATATCCTTATATAGGGATATTTGCTTAAAATTTGCCAGGTGTAGCAAATCTACAATCTTTTTACCTAATGCCTCATTGATTTCTAAACAGAGTGTGCCATTTGGACTTAAATGACGGGCTGCAAGTTGAATAATCCGTCTATAGAATAGAACGTGGTCAGCATCCTCTACAAACAAAGCCAAATGGGGTTCATAGTCTAGCACATTGGCATGCATCAACGTTTGCTCTTGCATGCGCACATAGGGAGGGTTGCTAACCATTAATGACCAATTGGATGCAGGCAGTGGGTCGGTTAGGATATCAAACTCTATAAAACGAACGGCTACACCGAGCTGTGCAGCATTATAAGCAGCAACTGCTAATGCCTCTTTACTGATATCAATAGCAGTTACTACCGCCTCTGGAAACCGCTGCTTGAGGGTAATGGCAATACAACCACTACCTGTCCCTATGTCTAGGATAGAGGTGGGATTTGTAAGATGCTGCATTAAAAATGTTACCCATTCCTCTGTTTCTGGCCTTGGAATAAGTACAGCAGGGGTTACCTTAAAATGGTTGCCAGCAAAATAAGTAGACCCAATAATGTATTGAATGGGCTCCTGCTTTTTTAATCTATTTAAGGCCTCTACAAGCTTTTGCTGCATAGTAGGGGAAAGGGTACACAATGGATTGAGCATATAGTCGGCGACATCAACGTCTAAATAGGCATCCAACAGCTTTTGAATGATAGCACGGCATTCTAGTTTGTTTGGTATGGCCAACGCTAGCGCTTGGCACAATAGATCTGAGAGCACCCGAAGTGGTATGGAAACCATAGCGGCTGGTGCATTAGAAAATAGATTCATTGGATGCTTGCAATACACTTTGCTGGGTTGATAAAATGGTCTACTGCGACTACTTGGTTTTTTCTAGCCTATAATTTAAAGTAAATATAAAAAGTTAATCTATTTGAGGCCTACAGACAAATCTCAAAATGACAATTTAGCAATCTAGCGATGAAAAAAGTTCAATAGACCTTCTGCAAAACCTATTTGTGATCAGCAGTTTTTAGGAGAAGCGCAGTCGAGCACCGCAGAATACTAAATGTATTTGAGGAGCATAGACAAGTGCCAAAATTGCCATTTAGCAATAGGGTTTGCAGAAGGTGTAATGGTATAAGCTGTGTGCGCCTATGGCTAAGGTGTATAAAGCATAAGACCTTCTGTAAATGGTCTAAAAGAGACGAAGTGCTTACTATTGCATGATCTAAAATTAGTAAGTTTGAATTGGTTTTTGTAATATTTTTTATAATATTGCGATTTGTGTTTTTACCATCTAGCCATTATCTATTATGTTCATGCATAGACATAATCAATCCAACCTGGTGGCCTATGAGGAGGGCAAAACTGCTATTTTAGTAGCCCTTGTTACCCCCCAGCAACCTTGGGCTAAAACAGAAGAATATCTTACAG encodes:
- the prmC gene encoding peptide chain release factor N(5)-glutamine methyltransferase is translated as MVSIPLRVLSDLLCQALALAIPNKLECRAIIQKLLDAYLDVDVADYMLNPLCTLSPTMQQKLVEALNRLKKQEPIQYIIGSTYFAGNHFKVTPAVLIPRPETEEWVTFLMQHLTNPTSILDIGTGSGCIAITLKQRFPEAVVTAIDISKEALAVAAYNAAQLGVAVRFIEFDILTDPLPASNWSLMVSNPPYVRMQEQTLMHANVLDYEPHLALFVEDADHVLFYRRIIQLAARHLSPNGTLCLEINEALGKKIVDLLHLANFKQISLYKDMHQKERWVTAILEDNH
- a CDS encoding DUF6048 family protein; the encoded protein is MSLHLNIDIVTMQSALQIRTLLIILTHIWLSVTVMRASPHSGIPADSLQEKADPALELADASLEAAGEQLEKNTLPLAKVAHSNVMDLLQRFFVATPIHTPSYTPFLQQFGVRINWLALLYNFWPGGQKRYEGGVDLDFSGPIQLSIDLGYATYQPKDIACGNQLKYKSKGRYGVAALLYVIAFNQLTNAYFGIAYGQSRFDLITFCNGQIPAKPFVAGWIQFVGGSELRLLPQIYGGMQFGLAHLLHCKENNDDRLSNYFIPGYGRIVNKITFDMTFYLKWSISFLEKKIVI